In Mastacembelus armatus chromosome 5, fMasArm1.2, whole genome shotgun sequence, a single genomic region encodes these proteins:
- the zmynd8 gene encoding protein kinase C-binding protein 1 isoform X3 yields MHPQSVAEEEGKTETVAEGMEISTRSKGSDIGSTERMAPKRRMPSPSHSSNGHSSAETSPCPMKKKKKPGAVSSSKDQSELRHGPFYYVKQPALTTDPVDVVPQDGRNDFYCWLCHREGQVLCCELCPRVYHAKCLKLPAEPEGDWFCPECEKITVAECIETQSKAMMMLTIDQLSYLLKFALQKMKQPGTEPFQKPVSLEQHPDYAEYIFHPMDLCTLEKNIKKKMYGCTEAFLADAKWILHNCIIYNGGNHKLTATAKVIVKICEHEMNEIEVCPECYLSACQKRDNWFCEPCSNPHPLVWAKLKGFPFWPAKALRDKDGQVDARFFGQHDRAWVPLNNCYLMSKEIPFSVKKTKSIFNSAMQEMEVYVENMRKKFGVFNYAPFRTPYTPDNNFQMLLDPSNPSSTPVKPEKQEKIKLSFDMSATPKIPLPRTMLSGAGVGGNTAGRRLPLSDMPRSPMSTNSSAHTGSDGEQETLDKSQTKGPNSQYSAGEETMDCTASPHPRPGPAGTSLDSPKPFHSQTPSIPKQEKTPPTGSILNLNLDRSKAEMDLKELSETVQQKQANTPVLTSPKRQIKSRFQLNLDKTIESCKAQLGIDEISVDVYKGVEHSDSEDSDKSDSSDSEYASDEEQKSKDGQDGATNDEGQKEPTKSKLKDQPSPNQDKEGKVETLVASESAGSADSTASDPPSKEKISTDSEKDSPEKAKAPSPGPREKAQLKEEAKPPVPVEDTDSEKELVIDLGEEQGGKDRKRSRKDSATVKESFVCKTEGKALTTSTLPSQSSTAPSTLSSVSTQSSMAVPVTMVSFTSPSPATISLATVSTATTTPPSSSSPSASTTPALKKQRPLLPRETVSVVQRAVVWNPTAKFQTSSQKWHMQKVQRQQQNQQPVATTQIQTTSPRQAQAQVLTQTQAAGNVSTAVSSSSAQQSSQSTRYQTRQSVKAVQQKDTPLSTSTSAVTLVSSSPAPVAMMAVSSLGTVASASPVGTDLYIPTASADVAADIAKYTNKIMDAIKGTMTEIYNDLSKSTSGNTIAEIRRLRIEIEKLQWLHQQELSEMKHNLELTMAEMRQSLEQERERLVTEVKKQMELEKQQAVDETKKKQWCANCKKEAIFYCCWNTSYCDYPCQQAHWPEHMKSCTQSATAPQQEPEAESTVDLPNKGLGQTGMGPNSLRDTVVSAPPDKDCDIEKSTDNVTVTLS; encoded by the exons ATGCATCCACAGAG tgttgcagaggaagagggaaaaactgaaactgtagCAGAAGGAATGGAGATCTCAACACGATCAAAAG GTTCAGACATAGGGTCAACAGAAAGGATGGCCCCAAAACGAAGAATGCCAAGTCCCTCTCACTCTTCCAATGGTCACTCCTCTGCTGAAACCTCCCCCTGCCccatgaaaaagaagaagaaaccagGAGCTGTTAGCAGCAGCAAAGACCAG TCAGAACTAAGACATGGTCCCTTTTACTATGTGAAGCAGCCAGCACTCACCACAGACCCTGTTGATGTTGTACCGCAGGACGGCAGAAACGACTTCTACTGCTGGCTGTGCCACCGAGAGGGCCAGGTGCTCTGCTGTGAGCTCTGCCCCAGGGTGTACCACGCCAAGTGCCTCAAACTACCAGCTGAGCCCGAAGGCGACTGGTTCTGTCCGGAGTGTGAG AAAATAACAGTTGCAGAGTGTATAGAGACTCAGAGCAAAGCCATGATGATGCTAACTATAGACCAGCTGTCTTACCTGCTAAAGTTTGCCCTAcagaagatgaaacagccaGGT ACTGAACCGTTCCAGAAACCGGTCTCTCTTGAACAGCATCCAGACTATGCAGAGTACATTTTTCATCCTATGGATCTTTGCACACTTGAGAAG aatattaaaaagaaaatgtatggCTGCACAGAGGCCTTCCTGGCAGATGCAAAATGGATTTTGCACAATTGTATTATATACAATGGAG GCAATCACAAActcacagctacagctaaagtgataGTAAAAATCTGTGAACATGAG ATGAATGAGATTGAAGTTTGTCCTGAGTGTTATCTGTCTGCTTGCCAAAAGAGAGACAACTGGTTTTGTGAGCCTTGT AGTAACCCACACCCTCTAGTGTGGGCCAAATTGAAAGGATTTCCATTCTGGCCTGCTAAAGCTCTGCGGGACAAAGATGGACAGGTGGATGCTCGCTTCTTCGGTCAGCATGACAG GGCATGGGTTCCTTTAAACAATTGCTACCTCATGTCCAAAGAGATTCCATTCTCTGTGAAGAAGACCAAAAGCATCTTCAACAGTGCCATGCAAGAGATGGAAGTGTATGTAGAGAACATGAGGAAAAAGTTTGGCGTTTTTAACTATGCTCCCTTCAGGACACCCTACACTCCTGACAACAACTTCCAAATGCTGCTGGATCCTTCCAATCCCTCATCCACTCCTGTCAAACCTGAGAAACAAGAGAAGATCAAGCTGAGTTTTGATATGTCAGCAACACCCAAGATCCCTTTACCCAGGACCATGTTATCTGGGGCTGGGGTTGGAGGGAACACAGCTGGGCGCCGGCTCCCCCTTAGTGACATGCCTCGCTCCCCAATGAGCACCAACTCCTCTGCCCATACTGGTTCAGATGGGGAACAGGAGACATTGGACAAGTCGCAGACAAAAGGCCCAAACAGCCAGTACAGTGCGGGAGAAGAGACCATGGATTGTACAG CATCTCCCCATCCTCGACCTGGTCCTGCAGGCACTTCACTGGACAGCCCAAAACCATTTCACTCTCAAACTCCTAGCATCCCCAAGCAGGAGAAGACACCACCAACAGGAAGCATTCTCAACCTCAACCTAG ATCGAAGTAAAGCAGAAATGGACCTAAAAGAGCTTAGTGAAACAGTTCAGCAGAAGCAGGCCAACACACCAGTTCTCACCTCTCCAAAAAGACAGATCAAGAGCCGTTTCCAGCTGAACTTGGACAAAACCATTGAGAGCTGCAAGGCACAGCTGG GTATTGACGAGATCTCTGTGGATGTGTATAAAGGTGTGGAACACAGTGACTCTGAGGACTCTGATAAATCTGACTCAAGTGACAGTGAGTATGCCAGTGATGAAGAGCAAAAGTCCAAGGATGGCCAGGATGGAGCAACAAATGATGAAGGCCAAAAGGAGCCCACCAAAAGTAAACTCAAAGACCAGCCTTCCCCAAATCAAGATAAGGAGGGTAAAGTTGAGACACTTGTGGCCTCTGAGTCGGCAGGCAGTGCTGATTCAACAGCATCAGATCCTCCATCTAAAGAGAAAATAAGTACTGATTCAGAAAAAGACAGCCCAGAGAAAGCCAAAGCACCATCACCAGGTCCCAGAGAAAAGGCCCAGCTGAAAGAAGAGGCAAAGCCGCCTGTGCCAGTGGAAGACACTGACTCAGAGAAGGAGCTGGTCATTGATCTTGGAGAGGAACAGGGAGGcaaggacaggaagaggagcaggaaagACAGTGCCACTGTAAAAGAGTCCTTTGTTTGTAAAACTGAAG GTAAAGCACTGACCACGTCGACACTCCCATCTCAAAGCAGTACAGCTCCCTCCACGTTGTCCAGCGTTTCCACGCAGTCCTCTATGGCTGTTCCCGTCACCATGGTCTCCTTCACTAGTCCCTCTCCTGCAACCATAAGCCTTGCAACAGTGTCCACTGCCACAACAACAcccccttcttcctcctctccttcagcCTCCACCACACCAGCTTTGAAGAAGCAGCGCCCTCTGCTGCCTAGAGAGACAGTGTCAGTGGTGCAGAGAGCTGTGGTGTGGAATCCTACAGCCAAGTTTCAGACTTCCTCGCAGAAATGGCACATGCAAAAGGTGCAACGTCAGCAACAGAACCAGCAACCTGTGGCAACCACACAAATCCAGACGACATCACCGAGGCAAGCCCAGGCTCAAGTGCTGACCCAAACACAGGCTGCTGGAAACGTCTCGACGGCAGTTTCCTCATCTTCAGCGCAGCAGTCTTCGCAAAGCACACGCTACCAAACCAGACAGTCTGTCAAAG CTGTTCAACAAAAAGACACTCCCCTCAGCACATCCACGTCGGCTGTCACCCTGGTATCCAGTAGTCCAGCTCCTGTTGCAATGATGGCAGTATCAAGTCTAGGCACAGTTGCTTCAGCTTCACCAGTTGGAACAGATCTGTATATTCCTACTGCCTCAGCAGATGTGGCTGCAGACATTGCCAAGTACACAAACAAA ataatgGATGCAATCAAAGGTACAATGACTGAAATCTACAATGACCTTTCTAAGAGTACTTCAGGGAACACAATAGCAGAG ataAGACGGCTGAGAATTGAAATAGAAAAATTACAGTGGTTGCATCAACAGGAGTTGTCAGAAATGAAGCACAATCTTG AGCTAACAATGGCAGAGATGAGGCAAAGTctggagcaggagagagagaggttggTGACGGAGGTGAAGAAACAGATGGAGCTGGAGAAACAGCAAGCAGTGGATGAGACAAAGAAGAAACAGTGGTGTGCTAATTGTAAGAAGGAGGCCATCTTCTACTGCTGCTGGAACACCAGCTATTGTGATTACCCCTGTCAGCAAGCTCACTGGCCAGAACACATGAAGTCCTGCACTCAGTCAG CCACAGCCCCACAGCAAGAACCTGAGGCTGAGTCTACAGTAGACCTCCCAAACAAAGGTTTAGGGCAGACTGGCATGGGCCCAAACTCTCTCAGAGACACGGTAGTCTCTGCACCACCAGACAAAGACTGTGACATAGAGAAGAGCACTGACAATGTTACTGTCACTTTGTCATAA
- the zmynd8 gene encoding protein kinase C-binding protein 1 isoform X2: MEISTRSKGSDIGSTERMAPKRRMPSPSHSSNGHSSAETSPCPMKKKKKPGAVSSSKDQSELRHGPFYYVKQPALTTDPVDVVPQDGRNDFYCWLCHREGQVLCCELCPRVYHAKCLKLPAEPEGDWFCPECEKITVAECIETQSKAMMMLTIDQLSYLLKFALQKMKQPGDHPRLSSRSPHAASTQRKTFNWTEPFQKPVSLEQHPDYAEYIFHPMDLCTLEKNIKKKMYGCTEAFLADAKWILHNCIIYNGGNHKLTATAKVIVKICEHEMNEIEVCPECYLSACQKRDNWFCEPCSNPHPLVWAKLKGFPFWPAKALRDKDGQVDARFFGQHDRAWVPLNNCYLMSKEIPFSVKKTKSIFNSAMQEMEVYVENMRKKFGVFNYAPFRTPYTPDNNFQMLLDPSNPSSTPVKPEKQEKIKLSFDMSATPKIPLPRTMLSGAGVGGNTAGRRLPLSDMPRSPMSTNSSAHTGSDGEQETLDKSQTKGPNSQYSAGEETMDCTASPHPRPGPAGTSLDSPKPFHSQTPSIPKQEKTPPTGSILNLNLDRSKAEMDLKELSETVQQKQANTPVLTSPKRQIKSRFQLNLDKTIESCKAQLGIDEISVDVYKGVEHSDSEDSDKSDSSDSEYASDEEQKSKDGQDGATNDEGQKEPTKSKLKDQPSPNQDKEGKVETLVASESAGSADSTASDPPSKEKISTDSEKDSPEKAKAPSPGPREKAQLKEEAKPPVPVEDTDSEKELVIDLGEEQGGKDRKRSRKDSATVKESFVCKTEGKALTTSTLPSQSSTAPSTLSSVSTQSSMAVPVTMVSFTSPSPATISLATVSTATTTPPSSSSPSASTTPALKKQRPLLPRETVSVVQRAVVWNPTAKFQTSSQKWHMQKVQRQQQNQQPVATTQIQTTSPRQAQAQVLTQTQAAGNVSTAVSSSSAQQSSQSTRYQTRQSVKAVQQKDTPLSTSTSAVTLVSSSPAPVAMMAVSSLGTVASASPVGTDLYIPTASADVAADIAKYTNKIMDAIKGTMTEIYNDLSKSTSGNTIAEIRRLRIEIEKLQWLHQQELSEMKHNLELTMAEMRQSLEQERERLVTEVKKQMELEKQQAVDETKKKQWCANCKKEAIFYCCWNTSYCDYPCQQAHWPEHMKSCTQSATAPQQEPEAESTVDLPNKGLGQTGMGPNSLRDTVVSAPPDKDCDIEKSTDNVTVTLS, encoded by the exons ATGGAGATCTCAACACGATCAAAAG GTTCAGACATAGGGTCAACAGAAAGGATGGCCCCAAAACGAAGAATGCCAAGTCCCTCTCACTCTTCCAATGGTCACTCCTCTGCTGAAACCTCCCCCTGCCccatgaaaaagaagaagaaaccagGAGCTGTTAGCAGCAGCAAAGACCAG TCAGAACTAAGACATGGTCCCTTTTACTATGTGAAGCAGCCAGCACTCACCACAGACCCTGTTGATGTTGTACCGCAGGACGGCAGAAACGACTTCTACTGCTGGCTGTGCCACCGAGAGGGCCAGGTGCTCTGCTGTGAGCTCTGCCCCAGGGTGTACCACGCCAAGTGCCTCAAACTACCAGCTGAGCCCGAAGGCGACTGGTTCTGTCCGGAGTGTGAG AAAATAACAGTTGCAGAGTGTATAGAGACTCAGAGCAAAGCCATGATGATGCTAACTATAGACCAGCTGTCTTACCTGCTAAAGTTTGCCCTAcagaagatgaaacagccaGGT GATCATCCCCGCTTGTCATCTCGCTCCCCCCATGCAGCTTCCACGCAGAGAAAGACTTTTAATTGG ACTGAACCGTTCCAGAAACCGGTCTCTCTTGAACAGCATCCAGACTATGCAGAGTACATTTTTCATCCTATGGATCTTTGCACACTTGAGAAG aatattaaaaagaaaatgtatggCTGCACAGAGGCCTTCCTGGCAGATGCAAAATGGATTTTGCACAATTGTATTATATACAATGGAG GCAATCACAAActcacagctacagctaaagtgataGTAAAAATCTGTGAACATGAG ATGAATGAGATTGAAGTTTGTCCTGAGTGTTATCTGTCTGCTTGCCAAAAGAGAGACAACTGGTTTTGTGAGCCTTGT AGTAACCCACACCCTCTAGTGTGGGCCAAATTGAAAGGATTTCCATTCTGGCCTGCTAAAGCTCTGCGGGACAAAGATGGACAGGTGGATGCTCGCTTCTTCGGTCAGCATGACAG GGCATGGGTTCCTTTAAACAATTGCTACCTCATGTCCAAAGAGATTCCATTCTCTGTGAAGAAGACCAAAAGCATCTTCAACAGTGCCATGCAAGAGATGGAAGTGTATGTAGAGAACATGAGGAAAAAGTTTGGCGTTTTTAACTATGCTCCCTTCAGGACACCCTACACTCCTGACAACAACTTCCAAATGCTGCTGGATCCTTCCAATCCCTCATCCACTCCTGTCAAACCTGAGAAACAAGAGAAGATCAAGCTGAGTTTTGATATGTCAGCAACACCCAAGATCCCTTTACCCAGGACCATGTTATCTGGGGCTGGGGTTGGAGGGAACACAGCTGGGCGCCGGCTCCCCCTTAGTGACATGCCTCGCTCCCCAATGAGCACCAACTCCTCTGCCCATACTGGTTCAGATGGGGAACAGGAGACATTGGACAAGTCGCAGACAAAAGGCCCAAACAGCCAGTACAGTGCGGGAGAAGAGACCATGGATTGTACAG CATCTCCCCATCCTCGACCTGGTCCTGCAGGCACTTCACTGGACAGCCCAAAACCATTTCACTCTCAAACTCCTAGCATCCCCAAGCAGGAGAAGACACCACCAACAGGAAGCATTCTCAACCTCAACCTAG ATCGAAGTAAAGCAGAAATGGACCTAAAAGAGCTTAGTGAAACAGTTCAGCAGAAGCAGGCCAACACACCAGTTCTCACCTCTCCAAAAAGACAGATCAAGAGCCGTTTCCAGCTGAACTTGGACAAAACCATTGAGAGCTGCAAGGCACAGCTGG GTATTGACGAGATCTCTGTGGATGTGTATAAAGGTGTGGAACACAGTGACTCTGAGGACTCTGATAAATCTGACTCAAGTGACAGTGAGTATGCCAGTGATGAAGAGCAAAAGTCCAAGGATGGCCAGGATGGAGCAACAAATGATGAAGGCCAAAAGGAGCCCACCAAAAGTAAACTCAAAGACCAGCCTTCCCCAAATCAAGATAAGGAGGGTAAAGTTGAGACACTTGTGGCCTCTGAGTCGGCAGGCAGTGCTGATTCAACAGCATCAGATCCTCCATCTAAAGAGAAAATAAGTACTGATTCAGAAAAAGACAGCCCAGAGAAAGCCAAAGCACCATCACCAGGTCCCAGAGAAAAGGCCCAGCTGAAAGAAGAGGCAAAGCCGCCTGTGCCAGTGGAAGACACTGACTCAGAGAAGGAGCTGGTCATTGATCTTGGAGAGGAACAGGGAGGcaaggacaggaagaggagcaggaaagACAGTGCCACTGTAAAAGAGTCCTTTGTTTGTAAAACTGAAG GTAAAGCACTGACCACGTCGACACTCCCATCTCAAAGCAGTACAGCTCCCTCCACGTTGTCCAGCGTTTCCACGCAGTCCTCTATGGCTGTTCCCGTCACCATGGTCTCCTTCACTAGTCCCTCTCCTGCAACCATAAGCCTTGCAACAGTGTCCACTGCCACAACAACAcccccttcttcctcctctccttcagcCTCCACCACACCAGCTTTGAAGAAGCAGCGCCCTCTGCTGCCTAGAGAGACAGTGTCAGTGGTGCAGAGAGCTGTGGTGTGGAATCCTACAGCCAAGTTTCAGACTTCCTCGCAGAAATGGCACATGCAAAAGGTGCAACGTCAGCAACAGAACCAGCAACCTGTGGCAACCACACAAATCCAGACGACATCACCGAGGCAAGCCCAGGCTCAAGTGCTGACCCAAACACAGGCTGCTGGAAACGTCTCGACGGCAGTTTCCTCATCTTCAGCGCAGCAGTCTTCGCAAAGCACACGCTACCAAACCAGACAGTCTGTCAAAG CTGTTCAACAAAAAGACACTCCCCTCAGCACATCCACGTCGGCTGTCACCCTGGTATCCAGTAGTCCAGCTCCTGTTGCAATGATGGCAGTATCAAGTCTAGGCACAGTTGCTTCAGCTTCACCAGTTGGAACAGATCTGTATATTCCTACTGCCTCAGCAGATGTGGCTGCAGACATTGCCAAGTACACAAACAAA ataatgGATGCAATCAAAGGTACAATGACTGAAATCTACAATGACCTTTCTAAGAGTACTTCAGGGAACACAATAGCAGAG ataAGACGGCTGAGAATTGAAATAGAAAAATTACAGTGGTTGCATCAACAGGAGTTGTCAGAAATGAAGCACAATCTTG AGCTAACAATGGCAGAGATGAGGCAAAGTctggagcaggagagagagaggttggTGACGGAGGTGAAGAAACAGATGGAGCTGGAGAAACAGCAAGCAGTGGATGAGACAAAGAAGAAACAGTGGTGTGCTAATTGTAAGAAGGAGGCCATCTTCTACTGCTGCTGGAACACCAGCTATTGTGATTACCCCTGTCAGCAAGCTCACTGGCCAGAACACATGAAGTCCTGCACTCAGTCAG CCACAGCCCCACAGCAAGAACCTGAGGCTGAGTCTACAGTAGACCTCCCAAACAAAGGTTTAGGGCAGACTGGCATGGGCCCAAACTCTCTCAGAGACACGGTAGTCTCTGCACCACCAGACAAAGACTGTGACATAGAGAAGAGCACTGACAATGTTACTGTCACTTTGTCATAA
- the zmynd8 gene encoding protein kinase C-binding protein 1 isoform X6 yields MGLSWLETMKVNMLAGGVDTAAPLTLFQDHPRLSSRSPHAASTQRKTFNWTEPFQKPVSLEQHPDYAEYIFHPMDLCTLEKNIKKKMYGCTEAFLADAKWILHNCIIYNGGNHKLTATAKVIVKICEHEMNEIEVCPECYLSACQKRDNWFCEPCSNPHPLVWAKLKGFPFWPAKALRDKDGQVDARFFGQHDRAWVPLNNCYLMSKEIPFSVKKTKSIFNSAMQEMEVYVENMRKKFGVFNYAPFRTPYTPDNNFQMLLDPSNPSSTPVKPEKQEKIKLSFDMSATPKIPLPRTMLSGAGVGGNTAGRRLPLSDMPRSPMSTNSSAHTGSDGEQETLDKSQTKGPNSQYSAGEETMDCTASPHPRPGPAGTSLDSPKPFHSQTPSIPKQEKTPPTGSILNLNLDRSKAEMDLKELSETVQQKQANTPVLTSPKRQIKSRFQLNLDKTIESCKAQLGIDEISVDVYKGVEHSDSEDSDKSDSSDSEYASDEEQKSKDGQDGATNDEGQKEPTKSKLKDQPSPNQDKEGKVETLVASESAGSADSTASDPPSKEKISTDSEKDSPEKAKAPSPGPREKAQLKEEAKPPVPVEDTDSEKELVIDLGEEQGGKDRKRSRKDSATVKESFVCKTEGKALTTSTLPSQSSTAPSTLSSVSTQSSMAVPVTMVSFTSPSPATISLATVSTATTTPPSSSSPSASTTPALKKQRPLLPRETVSVVQRAVVWNPTAKFQTSSQKWHMQKVQRQQQNQQPVATTQIQTTSPRQAQAQVLTQTQAAGNVSTAVSSSSAQQSSQSTRYQTRQSVKAVQQKDTPLSTSTSAVTLVSSSPAPVAMMAVSSLGTVASASPVGTDLYIPTASADVAADIAKYTNKIMDAIKGTMTEIYNDLSKSTSGNTIAEIRRLRIEIEKLQWLHQQELSEMKHNLELTMAEMRQSLEQERERLVTEVKKQMELEKQQAVDETKKKQWCANCKKEAIFYCCWNTSYCDYPCQQAHWPEHMKSCTQSATAPQQEPEAESTVDLPNKGLGQTGMGPNSLRDTVVSAPPDKDCDIEKSTDNVTVTLS; encoded by the exons ATGGGCCTGTCATGGCTGGAAACCATGAAGGTAAACATGCTAGCTGGTGGTGTGGATACAGCTgcccctctcactctctttcagGATCATCCCCGCTTGTCATCTCGCTCCCCCCATGCAGCTTCCACGCAGAGAAAGACTTTTAATTGG ACTGAACCGTTCCAGAAACCGGTCTCTCTTGAACAGCATCCAGACTATGCAGAGTACATTTTTCATCCTATGGATCTTTGCACACTTGAGAAG aatattaaaaagaaaatgtatggCTGCACAGAGGCCTTCCTGGCAGATGCAAAATGGATTTTGCACAATTGTATTATATACAATGGAG GCAATCACAAActcacagctacagctaaagtgataGTAAAAATCTGTGAACATGAG ATGAATGAGATTGAAGTTTGTCCTGAGTGTTATCTGTCTGCTTGCCAAAAGAGAGACAACTGGTTTTGTGAGCCTTGT AGTAACCCACACCCTCTAGTGTGGGCCAAATTGAAAGGATTTCCATTCTGGCCTGCTAAAGCTCTGCGGGACAAAGATGGACAGGTGGATGCTCGCTTCTTCGGTCAGCATGACAG GGCATGGGTTCCTTTAAACAATTGCTACCTCATGTCCAAAGAGATTCCATTCTCTGTGAAGAAGACCAAAAGCATCTTCAACAGTGCCATGCAAGAGATGGAAGTGTATGTAGAGAACATGAGGAAAAAGTTTGGCGTTTTTAACTATGCTCCCTTCAGGACACCCTACACTCCTGACAACAACTTCCAAATGCTGCTGGATCCTTCCAATCCCTCATCCACTCCTGTCAAACCTGAGAAACAAGAGAAGATCAAGCTGAGTTTTGATATGTCAGCAACACCCAAGATCCCTTTACCCAGGACCATGTTATCTGGGGCTGGGGTTGGAGGGAACACAGCTGGGCGCCGGCTCCCCCTTAGTGACATGCCTCGCTCCCCAATGAGCACCAACTCCTCTGCCCATACTGGTTCAGATGGGGAACAGGAGACATTGGACAAGTCGCAGACAAAAGGCCCAAACAGCCAGTACAGTGCGGGAGAAGAGACCATGGATTGTACAG CATCTCCCCATCCTCGACCTGGTCCTGCAGGCACTTCACTGGACAGCCCAAAACCATTTCACTCTCAAACTCCTAGCATCCCCAAGCAGGAGAAGACACCACCAACAGGAAGCATTCTCAACCTCAACCTAG ATCGAAGTAAAGCAGAAATGGACCTAAAAGAGCTTAGTGAAACAGTTCAGCAGAAGCAGGCCAACACACCAGTTCTCACCTCTCCAAAAAGACAGATCAAGAGCCGTTTCCAGCTGAACTTGGACAAAACCATTGAGAGCTGCAAGGCACAGCTGG GTATTGACGAGATCTCTGTGGATGTGTATAAAGGTGTGGAACACAGTGACTCTGAGGACTCTGATAAATCTGACTCAAGTGACAGTGAGTATGCCAGTGATGAAGAGCAAAAGTCCAAGGATGGCCAGGATGGAGCAACAAATGATGAAGGCCAAAAGGAGCCCACCAAAAGTAAACTCAAAGACCAGCCTTCCCCAAATCAAGATAAGGAGGGTAAAGTTGAGACACTTGTGGCCTCTGAGTCGGCAGGCAGTGCTGATTCAACAGCATCAGATCCTCCATCTAAAGAGAAAATAAGTACTGATTCAGAAAAAGACAGCCCAGAGAAAGCCAAAGCACCATCACCAGGTCCCAGAGAAAAGGCCCAGCTGAAAGAAGAGGCAAAGCCGCCTGTGCCAGTGGAAGACACTGACTCAGAGAAGGAGCTGGTCATTGATCTTGGAGAGGAACAGGGAGGcaaggacaggaagaggagcaggaaagACAGTGCCACTGTAAAAGAGTCCTTTGTTTGTAAAACTGAAG GTAAAGCACTGACCACGTCGACACTCCCATCTCAAAGCAGTACAGCTCCCTCCACGTTGTCCAGCGTTTCCACGCAGTCCTCTATGGCTGTTCCCGTCACCATGGTCTCCTTCACTAGTCCCTCTCCTGCAACCATAAGCCTTGCAACAGTGTCCACTGCCACAACAACAcccccttcttcctcctctccttcagcCTCCACCACACCAGCTTTGAAGAAGCAGCGCCCTCTGCTGCCTAGAGAGACAGTGTCAGTGGTGCAGAGAGCTGTGGTGTGGAATCCTACAGCCAAGTTTCAGACTTCCTCGCAGAAATGGCACATGCAAAAGGTGCAACGTCAGCAACAGAACCAGCAACCTGTGGCAACCACACAAATCCAGACGACATCACCGAGGCAAGCCCAGGCTCAAGTGCTGACCCAAACACAGGCTGCTGGAAACGTCTCGACGGCAGTTTCCTCATCTTCAGCGCAGCAGTCTTCGCAAAGCACACGCTACCAAACCAGACAGTCTGTCAAAG CTGTTCAACAAAAAGACACTCCCCTCAGCACATCCACGTCGGCTGTCACCCTGGTATCCAGTAGTCCAGCTCCTGTTGCAATGATGGCAGTATCAAGTCTAGGCACAGTTGCTTCAGCTTCACCAGTTGGAACAGATCTGTATATTCCTACTGCCTCAGCAGATGTGGCTGCAGACATTGCCAAGTACACAAACAAA ataatgGATGCAATCAAAGGTACAATGACTGAAATCTACAATGACCTTTCTAAGAGTACTTCAGGGAACACAATAGCAGAG ataAGACGGCTGAGAATTGAAATAGAAAAATTACAGTGGTTGCATCAACAGGAGTTGTCAGAAATGAAGCACAATCTTG AGCTAACAATGGCAGAGATGAGGCAAAGTctggagcaggagagagagaggttggTGACGGAGGTGAAGAAACAGATGGAGCTGGAGAAACAGCAAGCAGTGGATGAGACAAAGAAGAAACAGTGGTGTGCTAATTGTAAGAAGGAGGCCATCTTCTACTGCTGCTGGAACACCAGCTATTGTGATTACCCCTGTCAGCAAGCTCACTGGCCAGAACACATGAAGTCCTGCACTCAGTCAG CCACAGCCCCACAGCAAGAACCTGAGGCTGAGTCTACAGTAGACCTCCCAAACAAAGGTTTAGGGCAGACTGGCATGGGCCCAAACTCTCTCAGAGACACGGTAGTCTCTGCACCACCAGACAAAGACTGTGACATAGAGAAGAGCACTGACAATGTTACTGTCACTTTGTCATAA